The Mesorhizobium sp. M1D.F.Ca.ET.043.01.1.1 genome contains a region encoding:
- the ftsH gene encoding ATP-dependent zinc metalloprotease FtsH, translating into MNPNYRNLALWAIIAVLLIALFNLFQTPQTRGASSEIAYSQFLQDVASGRVKSVTIAGARISGNYTDNANGFQTYSPGDPSLVSRLQDKNVTINARPETDGSNSLFGYLISWLPMILILGVWIFFMRQMQSGSGRAMGFGKSKAKLLTEAHGRVTFQDVAGVDEAKEDLEEIVEFLRDPQKFQRLGGKIPRGVLLVGPPGTGKTLLARSVAGEANVPFFTISGSDFVEMFVGVGASRVRDMFDQAKKNAPCIIFIDEIDAVGRHRGAGLGGGNDEREQTLNQLLVEMDGFESNESIILIAATNRPDVLDPALLRPGRFDRQVVVPNPDIVGREKILKVHVRNVPLAPNVDLKVIARGTPGFSGADLMNLVNESALMAARRNKRLVTMAEFEDAKDKIMMGAERRSSAMTQAEKELTAYHEAGHAILALNVPTADPLHKATIIPRGRALGMVMQLPEGDRYSMSYKYMISRLAIMMGGRVAEEFKFGKENITSGASSDIEQATKLARAMVTRWGFSDKLGHVAYGDNQEEVFLGHSVARTQNISEETAQIIDAEVRRLIDDAYSTAKAILTKKKKDWIALAEGLLEYETLTGDEIKQLIAGHKPARDLGDDTPPSRGSAVPKAGTGGRRKKGPEPEGGMEPQPSS; encoded by the coding sequence ATGAATCCGAATTATCGCAACCTCGCGCTCTGGGCGATCATAGCGGTCCTGCTCATCGCCCTGTTCAATCTTTTCCAGACGCCGCAGACGCGCGGCGCTTCCAGCGAGATTGCCTATTCGCAGTTCCTGCAGGATGTCGCGTCCGGCCGGGTCAAGAGCGTGACGATCGCCGGCGCCCGCATCTCGGGCAACTACACCGACAACGCCAACGGCTTCCAGACCTACTCGCCCGGGGATCCGTCGCTGGTCTCGAGGCTGCAGGACAAGAACGTCACCATCAACGCCAGGCCTGAAACCGACGGCTCCAACTCGCTGTTCGGCTACCTGATCTCGTGGCTGCCGATGATCCTGATCCTCGGTGTGTGGATTTTCTTCATGCGCCAGATGCAGTCCGGCTCCGGGCGCGCCATGGGTTTCGGCAAGTCGAAGGCAAAGCTGCTCACCGAAGCGCATGGCCGCGTCACCTTCCAGGACGTTGCCGGCGTCGACGAGGCCAAGGAAGACCTTGAGGAAATCGTCGAGTTCCTGCGCGATCCGCAGAAGTTCCAGCGCCTCGGCGGCAAGATCCCGCGCGGCGTGCTTCTGGTCGGCCCTCCCGGAACCGGCAAGACGCTGCTCGCCCGCTCGGTCGCCGGCGAAGCCAATGTGCCGTTCTTCACCATTTCCGGCTCGGACTTCGTCGAGATGTTCGTCGGCGTTGGCGCTAGTCGCGTGCGCGACATGTTCGACCAGGCCAAGAAGAACGCGCCCTGCATCATCTTCATCGACGAAATCGACGCGGTCGGACGCCATCGCGGCGCCGGCCTCGGCGGCGGCAACGATGAGCGCGAGCAGACGCTGAACCAGCTGCTGGTCGAGATGGACGGCTTCGAGTCCAACGAAAGCATCATCCTGATCGCCGCCACCAACCGGCCCGACGTGCTCGACCCGGCGCTGCTCAGGCCCGGCCGCTTCGACCGCCAGGTCGTTGTGCCGAACCCCGACATCGTCGGCCGCGAGAAGATCCTCAAGGTGCATGTGCGCAACGTGCCGCTGGCGCCCAATGTCGATCTCAAGGTGATCGCGCGGGGCACGCCGGGCTTCTCCGGCGCCGACCTGATGAACCTCGTCAATGAATCCGCGCTGATGGCGGCGCGCCGCAACAAGCGGCTCGTCACCATGGCCGAGTTCGAGGACGCCAAGGACAAGATCATGATGGGCGCCGAGCGCCGCTCGTCGGCGATGACGCAGGCCGAGAAGGAGCTGACCGCCTATCACGAGGCCGGCCACGCCATCCTGGCGCTCAACGTGCCGACGGCCGACCCGCTGCACAAGGCGACCATCATCCCGCGCGGCCGCGCGCTCGGCATGGTCATGCAGCTGCCGGAAGGCGATCGCTATTCGATGAGCTACAAGTACATGATCTCGCGCCTGGCGATCATGATGGGCGGCCGTGTCGCCGAGGAGTTCAAGTTCGGCAAGGAGAACATCACCTCCGGTGCCTCCTCCGACATCGAGCAGGCGACCAAGCTGGCGCGCGCCATGGTCACGCGCTGGGGCTTCTCCGACAAGCTCGGCCATGTCGCCTATGGCGACAACCAGGAAGAGGTCTTCCTCGGCCATTCGGTGGCGCGCACGCAGAACATCTCGGAAGAAACGGCGCAGATCATCGACGCCGAGGTGCGCCGGCTGATCGACGACGCCTATTCGACGGCCAAGGCCATCCTGACCAAGAAGAAGAAGGACTGGATCGCGCTCGCCGAAGGGCTGCTCGAATACGAGACGCTGACCGGCGACGAGATCAAGCAGCTGATCGCCGGCCACAAGCCCGCCCGCGACCTCGGCGACGACACGCCGCCCAGCCGCGGCTCGGCTGTGCCGAAGGCCGGCACCGGCGGCCGCCGCAAGAAGGGCCCCGAGCCCGAAGGCGGCATGGAACCGCAGCCGTCAAGCTGA